ACTTTTTAGCCTCCCCGGTCTCCACTGTATGCCTTGAGTAGAAGTCCTTGATCAGTCTCAATGCTAGAGGCGTGAAGTATGCTACAGCTATTAGGTTGGGGATAGCCATCAAGCCGTTAGCCATGTCTGAGAAGGTCCAGAATGTTTCAAAGTATGCTCCGTACACGGCGGCAGGTATAATGGGTATTATCCAAATTATTCTCCAGATAAACCTCATCGGTTTCTCAGGAAGCCTCAGCGTCCTAACCCAGAAGTAGGTCCAGTTAATCTCTCCATACCACTCCCACGACAGCAGTGTTGTGTAGGCGAACAATGCAAGGGCTACTCCGAGAATGATGGGGGCGTATGTACCGTACGCCCTGTAGAAGGTCTCCATGGCGAGAGCCGCACCGCTCAGGTCGGGTCTGTCGATGTATGTTCTCGCAACAATGTTTGCAATACCCGTGATCGAGCAGATAACAATCGTGTCCATAAACACCTCGAAGACGCCGTAGAAGGCGGCCCTGCCAGGATGGTCTACTGTCATGAAGGCGTAGGCGTTGGGAGCGCTTCCCATGCCTGCCTCGTTAGAGAACAACCCTCTCGCGAAACCGTACCTGATAGCGCTGTAGACAACCCATCCCGACAAGCCGCCTGCAGCGGCCTGTGGTGTGAAAGCGTATGTGAAGATCTCCGAGATGCCTGCGAGGAAGTTGCCGCCGAACTTTATCCAGACGCCGATTCCGAATATTATGTACCATGCCGCCATGAACGGGATCATGTAGTTAGCTACTTCTGCAATCCTCTTCAGACCGCCGATGACGACGAGGGCTGTGAAGAACATTATCAGTATGCCAACTATCAGCCTTAACTGGAAGATCTGCTCCTCGGTTTCAGCCCCGAATAGTTTACCAATGTACTCAGCTCCGAGCGCGACATTGTTAGCCTGAACCATGTTGCCAATGCCGAATGCCGCTATGAAAGTGAAGATTGAGAATAACACTGCGAGAGCCGGCCCAATCACCGGGACCAGCCTGATGTAGTATGGTGTGCCACCCTCAATCCTTCCCTCCGGGGTAACCCTCCTGGACCACACGCCCAGGGTTGCCTCAACACCCTTCAAACCCATTCCAAGTATTGCGCAGACCCACATCCAGAATAGGGCTCCAGCACCTCCAAGGTGTAGAGCGGTTGACACACCTGCGATGTTTCCGACACCGACGGTAGCGCCCATGACTGTGGCCCAGATGGCGAAAGGCTTAACCTCACCCCTGCCTCCTGTACCCTTATACAGCATTGTTTTAACCGCCGTGCCAAACTTTCTTATCTGGTAGAATCCTCCTAGTATTCCAACGGCTAGTCCTGTTCCAGCCAGGATGATTATGGCAGGTAGACCCCACACGAGGCCATCGATATAATCTATTAATTCGACGATATCCAAATCCTTCACCCACAAATACTAGTATTTTATCGTATAAAGTATAAATACTTTTACTGTATGAGTTATAGTTTCCCACGCTAGAGGGTTCTGTTAAGGTTTAAATATGAGTGGGGATAAACATATTATTATGGTGGTCTAATGGTTGAGTTTGAAGTAACTCCTCGGCAAAAGGACACGTCGATAATCGTGTGGATACTATCCCTTATAATCCTAGGAGGATTGATGCTGTCGCTAGGCTTTTCCACAAACATCAAGGACGTCGTGGGAGAGGACCCATACTTAGGCTACAGGTATGTTGCCCACTTAATCGTGGTTGCAGTAGTATTGATCATCGGAATAGTAGGCTGGTTGTCTGGCAGACGAACTGTTGAGAAAACCGGGATTTTCAAATTCGAGTAACCCTTTTCCTCAGCAGAGGAATTCTTTTTCCGGGTTCTCATAAAATCCCAAAGACGGTTTTGATCACAAGCAATATTAACCATTACACCCATAGTTATATTTTGTGATCTTATGAGCATAAACCCGTCCATTCCTACCAGTAAGAAAATAGATAAGAGCCTCCCCATCGTGGAGAAGTATAAAAAGTATATGTCGCAGAGCCAAGCATTCAAGTACTTCCCAATCGTAATCGCTAAAGCCAAGAACGCCAGGATATGGGATCTTGACGGGAACGAGTACATAGATTTCCTCGCAAGCGCGGCATCATACAACATCGGGCACTCCAACGATGCCGTGGTCAAAGCTGTTAAGCAACACTTGGACAAGTTCATCCATTACTGTCTCTACCTCTACCACGAGCCCGTGGCAGAGCTTTCAGAAATCCTTGTGAAGATTACACCAGGGGATTATGAGAAAAAGGTTGTAATAGGGTTGAGCGGCGGCGACGCCAACGACACAGCTTTGAAAGCTGCTCTCGCATACACTAGAAGGCCGAGGATAGCATCTTTCACATACTCATACCACGGAACCACTGCCCTAGACATTGCCGTCGGCGGCTCCTTCGACCCCGATCTAAGGAGCACCATACCCTTCCACAACGTATTCTTCCTAGAGTTCCCAGATACCTACAGGTGCGTTAACAACATCGAGGACCCGGTTCAGTGCGGTGAGGAGTATTTAAGCATGATCGACACCTTCTTCAAGAAGAAGTATGCTGGGGAATCCTTCGCGGCAATGATAATAGAGCCGGTTCAGGGCGATGGCGGCGTGCTAGTGCCTCCTGAAAACTTCATGAGAGGGGTTAGGAAGATAACCCAGGAATACGGGATGGTTTTAATAGATGATGAAGTCCAAACCGGGATGGGAAGAACTGGCAAACTCTTCGCAATAGAACACTTCAACATAACCCCCGATGTAATAGTGCTGGGTAAGGCGCTGGGCGGCGGGATGCCCGTGTCGGCAGTGGTTGGTAGAAGGGAGATAGTGGAGTCGGCTCCTCCGCAATCCTTTTTCGCAACATCAGCCGCGCATGCTTCATCCGTGGCTGGCGCGATAGCGGCTGTGAAGTATGTGTTGGAGAACAAGCTGGATGAGGTAGCGGCTGAGAAGGGAAGATATCTTGCGAAAAGGCTTGGGGAGCTGAAGGAGAAGTATGAAGTAGTCGGCGATGTAAGAGGCCTAGGCCTAATGCTCGGAGTTGACATAGTAAGGGATAAGAAGTCGAAGCAGCCTGATAGAACACTAGCGTTGAAAATAATATGGAGAGCGTGGGAGAAAGGATTGATAATGATGACCTACGGCAAATACGGCAACGTGCTAAGGATTGCTCCCCCGTTGACAATACCTTACGAGGACATGGACCGGGCTGTTAACATTATAGATGAATCGATAAAAGACGCCGTAGAGGGCAGGGTGCCCGACAACGTTGTAGACTACATGGCTGCCTGGAAGTAAAGGCTTTTTTAAAAAATAGTAGCCGGGCGGGGATTCGAACCCCGGTCACGGGGGCACTCCCCCTCGGCCCAAGGGACCAGAGCCCCGCATCCTTGGCCGCTAGACGACCCGGC
This region of Thermosphaera aggregans genomic DNA includes:
- a CDS encoding alanine/glycine:cation symporter family protein; the encoded protein is MKDLDIVELIDYIDGLVWGLPAIIILAGTGLAVGILGGFYQIRKFGTAVKTMLYKGTGGRGEVKPFAIWATVMGATVGVGNIAGVSTALHLGGAGALFWMWVCAILGMGLKGVEATLGVWSRRVTPEGRIEGGTPYYIRLVPVIGPALAVLFSIFTFIAAFGIGNMVQANNVALGAEYIGKLFGAETEEQIFQLRLIVGILIMFFTALVVIGGLKRIAEVANYMIPFMAAWYIIFGIGVWIKFGGNFLAGISEIFTYAFTPQAAAGGLSGWVVYSAIRYGFARGLFSNEAGMGSAPNAYAFMTVDHPGRAAFYGVFEVFMDTIVICSITGIANIVARTYIDRPDLSGAALAMETFYRAYGTYAPIILGVALALFAYTTLLSWEWYGEINWTYFWVRTLRLPEKPMRFIWRIIWIIPIIPAAVYGAYFETFWTFSDMANGLMAIPNLIAVAYFTPLALRLIKDFYSRHTVETGEAKK
- a CDS encoding aspartate aminotransferase family protein, producing MSINPSIPTSKKIDKSLPIVEKYKKYMSQSQAFKYFPIVIAKAKNARIWDLDGNEYIDFLASAASYNIGHSNDAVVKAVKQHLDKFIHYCLYLYHEPVAELSEILVKITPGDYEKKVVIGLSGGDANDTALKAALAYTRRPRIASFTYSYHGTTALDIAVGGSFDPDLRSTIPFHNVFFLEFPDTYRCVNNIEDPVQCGEEYLSMIDTFFKKKYAGESFAAMIIEPVQGDGGVLVPPENFMRGVRKITQEYGMVLIDDEVQTGMGRTGKLFAIEHFNITPDVIVLGKALGGGMPVSAVVGRREIVESAPPQSFFATSAAHASSVAGAIAAVKYVLENKLDEVAAEKGRYLAKRLGELKEKYEVVGDVRGLGLMLGVDIVRDKKSKQPDRTLALKIIWRAWEKGLIMMTYGKYGNVLRIAPPLTIPYEDMDRAVNIIDESIKDAVEGRVPDNVVDYMAAWK